CGTGAACATGTTCGCGTACGTCATCGACACCTGAGCGATCTCAACCTCATCACCGGAGACCTTCGGCTCCGTCGCCACCTCCAGCAGCACATACTTCTCCTGCTCGCTGTAGAGCTGATTGAGCGTGACGGTCACGGATTGCCCGTTTATTTCTGCTTCGCGCCCGAGCACACGAACCGGCCGGATGCCGTCTTCGCAATCGATGGTCACCCGCACATCCTGGGCGACGACGGAAAGCACGTCGCCGAATTCCTGATTGAAGATCATCGCCAGCGCATCGACATTCTCGACAAAGTTGTGATTGCCGTCGCTACGCAGAGCGAGTTGCGTCATGAGGTCTTCGTTGTAGCCGAGTCCGAGTCCGATCGTCGTTACGGAAATCCCTTCCCTGATGAGCGCGGCCCCGAGTTCTCCCAGTTCATAGGGTGTACTCGGGCCTTCGTTCGCCTGCCCGTCCGACAGAAGGATGACGCGGTTGACGCGGTGCGGATCCAGGAACTCTCGCAGCTCGCTGGCGCCCTGCAAGACACCTGCGTACAGCGCGGTGCCGCCCCCCGCGACGAGGCTTCGAATCTTCTGGCGAATGGCTTCCTTGTCGGTGACCTCGGTCGCCGGCATCAGCACGCGGGCACCGCTGTCGTAGACGATCACCGAGACCACATCGCCCGTGCTGAGATGGTCGATGGCCATGATGGTTGCCTCGATGGCCTGCTCCATCTTCTGGCCACCCATCGAACCCGATTTGTCGAGCACGAATGCGACGTTGACGGGTGTGCGGTCCGACTCGCGTTCGATTTTGAAGCCCGTCAGATCCACTTTGATGAATGCGGTCTGCTGCGTGCCGCCGAGCAAGACGGGATGACTGAAACTCGTGCCGAATCGCACGGTGAGTCCGTTTTCTGCTTTGAAATCGCGGATGAACCGGGCGGTGCCCAACGTCGCAAAGGCGACGATTATCGCGATGACTGCCATGTTTCCAGAGTGTCGTTTCATTGGTCTCACCCGACGATTTAGCTATCCCGGTGCAAAGTCCTTCGACCATAAGAACGCCGGGGCCGCGCCGGTATTGTGCAGACCCTACAACTTCACTTGAGTCGCCGGGCCTCCGACGTATGCACGGGACGTGCGGCTGCCGCCGATGGCTTGCGGCGGGCGCGTCGTCGCCCTGCCACGCATTGACCAACGGTCGCCATCAAACATTGGTGACGGCTGAAGAGCAATCCGTCTGGTCAATCAAATCGCTCCGATAATCGTCACATCGTCCTGGAGGTGGACTCGATTTTAGACACGCGTGCCTACACCGGAGGTGGGCCGGCTGCAAGACATCTCTCGACTGAATGCTAGCCGATGCATTGCGACTCACAGCCTAACAGCCGGCTGGTGGCAAGGCCCGACTGCCGGTTGCAGCCAAACACGCGTGGCCGTTACCGGCAGGCCCTGCTGAGGATTGACCGGATTCGGGAGCCGGCTACTTCTAAAAGTGAAATCCAGCACGGGCGTAGAACAGAGTCTCTTCGTCGCTTGAGGCGACAGAAAAGCTAATCGTCTGGGTTCTGTTCAGGATACCGAGCCAGAGACCGCCGCCGAACGCCGTGTGGATCTTATCGGCGCCATCACCCTCCTCATACCAGACTCGGCCTGCGTCGACCAGGCCGTGAACACCCACGTCCCAG
The sequence above is drawn from the Rhodothermales bacterium genome and encodes:
- a CDS encoding VWA domain-containing protein produces the protein MAVIAIIVAFATLGTARFIRDFKAENGLTVRFGTSFSHPVLLGGTQQTAFIKVDLTGFKIERESDRTPVNVAFVLDKSGSMGGQKMEQAIEATIMAIDHLSTGDVVSVIVYDSGARVLMPATEVTDKEAIRQKIRSLVAGGGTALYAGVLQGASELREFLDPHRVNRVILLSDGQANEGPSTPYELGELGAALIREGISVTTIGLGLGYNEDLMTQLALRSDGNHNFVENVDALAMIFNQEFGDVLSVVAQDVRVTIDCEDGIRPVRVLGREAEINGQSVTVTLNQLYSEQEKYVLLEVATEPKVSGDEVEIAQVSMTYANMFT